One region of Acidimicrobiales bacterium genomic DNA includes:
- a CDS encoding cytochrome c — MTELTPLFAASTVQAIGTVIALLATVAVVVYALFNIRAGRREVGSEIELAANLKPYYDDDELETKKLDRALTAGLAGLVLIGVGLPAYWVAEPGRIEGGQDDFQAIFESRGEDLYTEGAQCNACHGPDGVGGVASHTILDEDDEFVAQVNWAAPALNTVLQRYDWEEVYYVLEYGRPFSPMPAWGEGGGGPLTTQQLDNIIHYLATLQLSHDESVAEVEGELRRTLDLDDDDDIDYTELATGEALFNLGRDSGFAGGAYACGRCHTRGWSINAESALPEAADLSLYVDYEDGSGAYGPQLRNGLVPRQFASVEDLAQFLHVGAERGVAYGLNGMSGDGMMPGFGFNPNTEEADDGMMTSDMIMAIARYVESLGEGD; from the coding sequence ATGACTGAACTGACCCCCCTCTTCGCCGCGAGCACCGTGCAAGCCATCGGCACCGTCATCGCTCTGCTGGCGACGGTCGCCGTCGTCGTCTACGCGCTGTTCAACATCCGCGCCGGGCGACGCGAGGTCGGCTCCGAGATCGAGCTCGCCGCGAACCTCAAGCCCTACTACGACGACGACGAGCTCGAGACCAAGAAGCTCGACCGGGCCCTCACCGCCGGACTCGCCGGCCTGGTGCTCATCGGCGTCGGGCTCCCCGCCTACTGGGTGGCCGAGCCCGGCCGCATCGAGGGAGGCCAAGATGACTTCCAGGCGATCTTCGAGTCCCGGGGCGAGGACCTCTACACCGAGGGTGCCCAGTGCAACGCCTGCCACGGCCCCGACGGAGTCGGCGGTGTCGCCTCGCACACCATCCTCGACGAAGACGACGAGTTCGTCGCCCAGGTCAACTGGGCGGCGCCGGCGCTCAACACCGTGCTGCAGCGCTACGACTGGGAAGAGGTGTACTACGTCCTCGAGTACGGCCGGCCGTTCTCGCCGATGCCCGCCTGGGGCGAAGGCGGGGGCGGTCCGCTCACCACCCAGCAGCTCGACAACATCATCCACTACCTCGCCACCCTCCAGCTGTCCCACGACGAGTCGGTGGCCGAGGTCGAGGGCGAGCTGCGGCGCACGCTCGACCTCGACGACGACGACGACATCGACTACACCGAGCTGGCCACCGGCGAGGCGCTGTTCAACCTCGGCCGCGACTCCGGCTTCGCCGGCGGCGCCTACGCCTGCGGTCGCTGCCACACCAGGGGCTGGTCGATCAACGCCGAGAGCGCGCTGCCCGAGGCCGCCGACCTGAGCCTGTACGTCGACTACGAGGACGGCTCCGGGGCCTACGGCCCCCAGCTGCGCAACGGCCTCGTGCCCCGCCAGTTCGCCTCCGTCGAGGACCTCGCCCAGTTCCTGCACGTCGGCGCGGAGCGCGGCGTCGCCTACGGCCTGAACGGCATGTCGGGTGACGGCATGATGCCGGGCTTCGGGTTCAATCCGAACACGGAAGAGGCCGACGACGGAATGATGACGAGCGACATGATCATGGCCATCGCCCGCTACGTGGAGTCCCTCGGGGAGGGCGACTGA
- a CDS encoding Rieske 2Fe-2S domain-containing protein, with the protein MDTSTVAILAVVALVVLAGVVLLAAARRNQTQKAIGVLSRETRSRDSGAAAISPREEGKATASGRELELAAKLERSRSGKELVTAGSAAPTAWVPPDPDTLGATRRQFLNRGITGFFVVGLSGFGAACIAFLWPQVGGGFGSTIDVGNVTDVISSIRDNNGFLYQPEGRMWITEYPTSALEKAEAVYSDSELAGMEAGVVALYQKCPHLGCRVPECVTSQWFECPCHGSQYNQVGEKKGGPAPRGLDRFAMSVSNGRLSVDTGTIIQGPPIGTNTTGQEAEGPNCISAASDH; encoded by the coding sequence ATGGACACCTCCACCGTCGCCATCCTCGCCGTCGTCGCCCTCGTGGTGCTGGCTGGCGTGGTCCTGCTGGCTGCCGCCCGCCGAAACCAGACCCAGAAGGCCATCGGTGTGCTGTCCCGCGAGACGCGCTCGCGCGACTCCGGTGCCGCCGCCATCAGCCCGCGCGAGGAGGGCAAGGCCACCGCGTCGGGCCGCGAGCTCGAGCTCGCGGCCAAGCTCGAGCGCAGCCGCTCGGGCAAGGAGCTCGTCACCGCCGGCTCCGCTGCGCCCACGGCCTGGGTCCCGCCGGACCCCGACACGCTCGGCGCCACCCGTCGCCAGTTCCTCAACCGGGGCATCACCGGCTTCTTCGTCGTCGGCCTGTCCGGCTTCGGTGCGGCATGCATCGCCTTCCTCTGGCCTCAGGTCGGTGGCGGCTTCGGCTCCACGATCGACGTCGGCAACGTCACCGACGTGATCTCCAGCATCCGGGACAACAACGGGTTCCTGTATCAGCCCGAGGGCCGCATGTGGATCACCGAGTACCCCACCAGCGCCCTCGAGAAGGCCGAGGCCGTCTACTCCGACAGCGAGCTCGCCGGCATGGAGGCCGGCGTCGTCGCCCTGTACCAGAAGTGCCCGCACCTCGGCTGCCGCGTGCCCGAGTGCGTGACGTCGCAGTGGTTCGAGTGCCCCTGCCACGGGAGCCAGTACAACCAGGTCGGCGAGAAGAAGGGCGGCCCCGCCCCCCGTGGCCTCGACCGCTTCGCCATGTCCGTGTCCAACGGCCGCCTGTCGGTCGACACGGGCACCATCATCCAGGGCCCGCCGATCGGCACGAACACCACCGGCCAAGAGGCCGAGGGCCCCAACTGCATCAGCGCCGCGTCGGACCACTGA